The following nucleotide sequence is from Chromobacterium rhizoryzae.
TGGGCTTGTCCTTCAGCACCTTCTTCACCAGATCCGCCGGCACATGGCCTTCGAACACATAGCCGCCGATCTCGGCGGTATGGCAGGAACGCAGATCCGCCGGCACCTTCAAGCGGGCCTTCAACGCTGACATATCCGCCTCGTTGCGGCTTTGCAGCGCCACGCCGTTCTGCTGCATATGCTCGGCCCAGGCGGTGCAGCAACCACAATACGGGTCCTTGTGCATCACGCCGCCGGCGGCGGCCACCACGGGGGACATCAAGGAAACGGCCAGCGCGGCGGCGGCCCAATACATGCGTTTATTCATGAGATGAAATCCAATGCTATTTGAATGAAAAAGCGAACCAGCCCGCAAAACCGCGGTTGGCGCAAAAAAAGGATCATTCAACAGATTGGGGAGGCCGCTCCGGCGGCGCGGGGATGAAACCGGACCACACTATTTCAGCCTTGGCCTGCAGCACCGGGCGGATCGCCTGCAAGGGCAGGCTGGGCGCCGCCGGCCATGGGGCGGCCGGCAACTGGCAGCAAGCGGCGGCCTGAGCGGCGCTGGCCGGCTGGGTATGGCAAGCCGCGCCGTCGTCGGCCATCCAGACGCAGGGCGCGCTGGCGTCCATACGTCCGCCCATGCTCCAACCCGCCTGCGGCAAGAGCAGCAGACACGTTAGCAACAGTAGCAAGGGCAGACGAATAGGCATCGATTCAGGTAGAGCGCTGAGTCCGGAACAGGCTTGAGACTGACGGATAGCGCCTTGGTTCCCAAGCCATTTCGCCATTTCTCCCACCCCGCGCAAAGTTTGAGCCAGGTCATATCCGCGCCAGATTTGTGGCGATCGAGTACAATCACACCCTCAATCAATAACGATTCGCATTTGCGTTCGCATTAATTCGGTGGGATACTTATGGTCCCATTTGACATTCCTTGCGCAAACTAAACGCCAACGGCATGCACACAGCGCCGGCCTTGCCGGGACGCGGATCAAATGGGCTTCGTTCATGTGATGATTTCCAGGTATCCACGATAATGAAAACCTTTGACTCCGCCGCCCGTCACGGCGTGCGCCTTGCCCTGTTGTCCGCGGCGGTTTCCGCCCTCTACCTGCCCGCCGCCCACGCGGCGGAAGCCGAAGCCACGCTGCCCTCGGTCGTGGTCACCGCCTCCGGCTACGAGCAAAAAATCAAACAGGCTCCGGCCAGCATCTCGGTGATCACCCGTGAAGACTTGGCGAAAAAACCGTTCACCAATCTAACCGACGCGCTGGTTGACCTGGAAGGCATCAACATCAACGGCTCCGGCCCTGGCGACAAGGACATCTCCATCCGCGGCATGCCCGGCGAATACTCGCTGATCCTGGTGGACGGTCGCCGCCAAGGCACCCGCGAAGTGCGTAGCCGCGGCACCGGCGGTTTCCAGCAATACCAGATCCCGCCGATGGAGGCGATTGAGCGCATCGAAGTGGTGCGCGGCCCGATGTCCTCGCTATACGGCTCCGACGCCATGGGCGGCGTGGTCAACATCATCACCCGCAAAGCGCCCAAGGAATGGCATGGTTCGATGACGCTGGGCGGCACCATCACCGAACATTCGAACGAAGGCAATACCGGCCAGAGCAGCTTCTGGCTGGGCGGCCCGCTGATGAAGGACCTGCTGTCGCTGCAAGTCTACGGCTCGCTGAACAACCAGGCTGAAGACAATATTTTCTACAGCAAGAGCGGCGACGGCGGCAAAGACGCCAATCACATGTCCGACATCAACGCCAAGTTGAGTTTCACCCCGAACCAGGACCACGAGATCACCTTCGAAGCCGGCCATAACGAACTGCGCAAGACCACCACGGGCGGCAAGAGTTTGTCCCCGACTCTCGGCAAATACGATCAATACGATACCCGTGATCACTGGAGCCTGAGCCACAACGGCAAATACGGCAATATCCGTTCCAATGTCGCGCTGTATCAGGAAATGGCCAAGTCCAGCTCGGACGAAAACAACGTCAGCGACGGCAAAGGCGTGAAGTTGGCCAATACCACGCTGGACGGCCAACTGACCTTCCTGCTGGATCGGCACACAGTGAAGGTTGGCACCCAGTTTGGCCGACAAGTTGGTTCCGATCTTCAGGCACAAGAGGCCCTGCTTCCGCCATTCCAATACAAAGGCCCTGCCAATCCGGATAAAGTTACTGTCAATACTTGGGCCCTGTTCGCCGAGGACAGCTATGAGGCCACTGACAATCTGACCATCACCGCCGGCGGTCGCGTCGACCACCACAGCGTGTTCGGCACCCACTTCACCCCGCGCGTTTACCTGGTCCAGCACCTGGGCTCGCAGTGGACACTGAAAGGTGGCGCGGGCAAGGGTTTCAAGGCGCCGACCATTCGCCAAAGCACCGACGGCTATTGCATGCGTACCGGCAGCCGCGTAGAGACTGGTTTGCTGTGCGGCAACTCCAAACTGAAGCCTGAGGAAAGCACTTCTTATGAAGTTAGTCTTCATTTCGACAATAGCCGGAACCTGAACAGCAGCGCCACTCTGTTCTACAATCGTTTCCGCAACAAGGTAGTCAGCTACGGTACGGACCAATTTACCGATCAGTTGAAGTACTTCGATAGAAACGACAAGCAATACAAAGATGCGAGAGTCTATGTCTACGACAACGTAGACCAAGTTGATATCCGTGGTCTCGAGCTGTCCAGCAGTTGGACCTTCATGCCGAAATGGACGCTGTCCGGCAACTACACCTACACCAAGTCCAAGCGCGAAGGCGGCAAGGAAACCTCGCTGTCCGGTCAATCGCTGAACGGCTTACCGCTGGACAAGACACCGGAACACGCCGGCAATGTGAAGCTGGCTTGGGCGCCGATGGAAAAGCTGGACCTGTACACTCGCCTGAACTTTGAAGGCAAACAGTACTACACCGGCTTCCGCAACGGCGCTTACGATGCGCGCACCCGCGGCGGCTCCAGCACCTGGGACTTTGGCGGCAGCTACAAGCTGAGCAAGAACTTCGACGTCAACTTCGCCGTCTTCAATTTGACCGACCGCAAAGTACCGATCGACGACCGCGTAGGCAACGCAGAGAAAGACAAAACCAAAGCGCCGCTTAACGGCAACTGGATGGTCGACGAGGGCCGCCGCTATTGGCTGACCTTGACCGGCAAGTTCTAAGAAGGTGTTCACGATCTCGCGAGCTAGAGCGAGACAAGGCGCAAACGGTTGAGGAAGCGGAATGTACAAGTGGTACATGAGCATTCCGAAGCCGTTGGCAACGCGGTATCGCCGACGCGCAGCAGATTGTGAACAGCTTCTAAGCCGCACCCTGACGGCCCGTCCCCGGACGGGCCGGAAACACCGCACGGCAGTTGCCGAATCCGCCGGATTCGCCAACTGCCTGTTCCCGTTTTTACGATTGGAGAATTGATGATGTTGAGCAGCCGCGCCCAATTGACCACGCCCAATGCCGACAAGGTGCTGTACAAGCTGTGCAAGCACTACGCGCTGAAAGTCCCGGTGGAGTTCGACAGCCACCAGGCTCATGTGCACTTCCCCATCGGCGAATGCCGGATTCAGCGCCAGGACGACACCCTGGACATGATCTGTGCCGCCGACGCGGCCGACAAGCTGGCCAAGATCGAATTCATCATGGACGAGCACCTGGGCCTGATGGCCAAGACGCCGGACTTGAAACTGGATTGGGCCAAGACCGAGTAAGCCCCCCAGCCCAGCCGCGTTTTCCGAGCGCGCCGGGCCTGCCCGGCGGCTCCCGTTTCTGTATGATGCTTGCCACCCGCTCCACGGCTAAAGCCCGTCCACCCGCCCTCTCCACCGCGGCGGGCTTTGGCAGCGGAGCCGTATCGCTCAAGGAATCACAATGAAAACACTGTTCTCCCGTCTGCTGCTGGCCGGCGCGCTGGCCGCGGCCACGCTGGCGGCCCAAGCCGCCACCGTCACCGACATCGCCGGCCGTAAAGTGGAAGTGCCGGCCAAGGTCAACCGCATCCTCCTGGGCGAAGGCCGGCTGTTCTACGCGCTGGCCCTGCTGGAAGGCAAGCAGCCCATCGCCCGCATCGCCGGCTGGCAGGGCGACTTCCGCCAGCTGGACCCGCAAACCTACGCCCAGTACAAACAACGCTTCCCGGCCATCGACCAGATTCCGCTGATCGGCAAGACCAGCGAAAACTCGGTCAGCGCCGAAAAAGTGCTGACGCTGCGCCCCGACATCGCCGTGTTCAGCATCTCCGGCCACGGCCCGGGCCTGAACAACCCCATCGTGCAGCAATTGCAAGCAGCCAAGGTGCCGGTGGTCTTCGTCGATTTCCGCAACGCGCCGCTGGAACACACCGTGCCCAGCCTGCGCATCATGGGCAAGGCGCTGCAGCGCGAGGCCGAGGCCGAGCGCTTCATCCGCTTCTACCAGGGCAAGATGGACGCCATCCGCAAAGTCGTCGCCGCCATCCCGGCGCAGCAAAAGCCCAAGGCCTTCCTGGACCTGCGCGCCGGCGCCTTCAGCAACGTCACCAGCGCCGGCCGCGGCAGCCTGGGCGAGCTGGTGGACGCCGCCGGCGGCGTCAATATCGCCGACAAGCTGATTCCCGGCGCGGTGGGCGAAGTGAATATGGAGCATGTGCTGGCCAGCAATCCGGATCTTTACATCGGCACCGGCACCGCGGACGCCGCCGACAAGACCGGCATTCAGTTCGGCGCCAACATCAGCGCGGCGCAGGCGCAGGCCTCGCTCAAGCGCACCGCCGCGCGCAGCCCGGTGGGCGCCTTGCGCGCGGTGCGCGAAGGCCGTACCTTCGGCGCCTGGCACCACTTCTACAACACGCCTTACCACATCGTGCTGCTGGAAGCCTTCGCCAAGGAACTGCAACCGGCGCGCTTCGCCAAGCTGGACCCGGACGCCAGCTGGAAGCAGCTGCACCGCGACTTCCTGGCCATAGAGCCGCAAGGCACTTACTGGGTCAAGGGCGTTAAATGAGCGGCGAAACCCTAACGCTTTCCGCCGCCATGGTGGCGGCGGACTACCGCCGCACCCTGCTGCGCCGGCTGCTGCTGATGGCCGTGCTGCTGAGCCTGCTCGCCGTCTCGCTGACGCTGGACGTCACCACCGGCGCCAGCGGCATGCCGCTGGCCGAATTCTGGCAGACGCTGTGGCACCCGGCCGCCGCCGATCCGGCCACCGAGGTGATCGTCTGGCAGATCCGCCTGCCCTACGCGCTGATCGCCATCGCCGCCGGCCTGGCGCTGGGTCTGGCCGGCGCCGAAATGCAGACCGTGCTGCACAACCCGCTGGCGGACCCGTTCACCCTGGGCCTGCAGCCGGCGGCCGCCTTCGGCGCGGCGCTGGCCATCCTGCTGGATGTCAGCCTCCCCGGCATCCCCGGCCCGTGGATGCTGCCGGTCAACGCCTTCGTGTTCGCGCTCGGTTCCGCGCTGCTGCTGGACGTGGTGGCGCGCTGGAGCAATATGCCCACCAGCGGCGTGGTGCTGTTCGGCATCGCGCTGTTCTTCAGCTTCAACGCCCTGGTGTCCCTGCTGCAATTCGTCTCCACCGCGGACTCGCTGCAAGACTTGGTGTTCTGGCTGATGGGCAGCTTGTCGCGCGCGGACTGGCCCAAGATCGCTTTGCTGTTCGGCGCTTTCGCGCTGATCCTGCCCTGGTCGCTGAGCCAGTCCTGGCGGCTGACCGCGCTGCGGCTGGGCGAAGACCGCGCCGCCAGCTTCGGCATCAATGTGCGCCGGCTGCGCCTCAGCTCGCTGCTGCGCGCCAGCCTGCTCACCGCGCTGGCGGTGGCCTTCGTCGGCACCATAGGCTTCATCGGCCTGATCGCGCCGCATATCGCGCGCCGGCTGGTGGGCGAGGATCACCGCTTCTACCTGCCGGTGAGCGCGCTGACCGGCGCCGCCATCCTGTCCATGGCCTCGGTGGTGACCAAGAATCTGGTGCCCGGCGTCATCGTGCCGGTGGGCATCGTCACCTCGCTGGTGGGCATCCCCTTCTTCATCGCCATCGTGCTGCGCAACGGAGGCCGCCAATGAGCTCCGCCCTGTCCATCCATCAACTCTCGGTCAGCTACGGCAAGCGCCAGGTGATACGCGCGCTGGACGTGCCCTGTCTGCGGGCGGGCGACATCACGGCCTTGCTCGGCCCCAACGGCAGCGGCAAGTCCACCTTGCTGCGCGCCTTGGCCGGCCTGCAGCACAGCAGTGGCGACGTCCGCCTGGACCAGCGCGCGCTCAGCCGCCAGCGCGGCGAAGTGGCCTACCTGCCGCAGACCCTGCCGCCCAGCGTGCATCTGTCGGTGTTCGAATCGCTGATGGTGGCCGGCCAGGCCACCGCCGCCGGCCTGTCGCGCCGCCACGACGACCAGCAAGTGTTCGCGCTGCTGCAATCGCTGGGCATCGAGCAACTGGCGCTGCGCTACCTGGACCAGTTGTCCGGCGGTCAGCGCCAGCTGGTGGGCATCGCCCAGGCGCTGATCCGCGAACCGGCGGTGCTGCTGCTGGATGAGCCGCTGTCCGCGCTGGACCTCAACTACCAGTTCCACGTGATGGACCTGCTGCGCCGCGAAACCCGCCGCCGCGGCATGGTCACCGTCATCGTGCTGCACGACCTCAATGTGGCGCTGCGCCATTGCGACCGGGTGCTGATGCTGAAGGACGGCGCGCTGCAAGCCAACGGCGCGCCGGACGAGGTGATAGACAGCCAAAGCCTGCGCCGCGTCTACGGCGTCAGCGGCCGGGTGGAGCGCTGCTCTCAGGGCGTGGCGCATGTGCTGGTGGACGGGCTGCACAGCGGTTTGCGCTGAGCCCCCACACGGCCGAGGCCCCCGGCGATACGCTCGCCGCCTCGGCCGTTTTCATTGCTGGCGCGCCTCAAGCCTTGCAAAACCCCAGCGCCGGATGGAAGCGCCAGCCATTGTCCGACCGCGGCAAGCTCAGCCCGCCAAAGCGCCGCGCACAGGCGTCCAGCTCCATGCCCAGCTCCGCCGCTAGTTCGGCCAAGGCCGCCGGATACTCGCTGTGGCCCCAGGCTCGGATATTCGGCTGCGTCAACGCCGCGTCTGGCACCCGCTGGTTCTTCTGTTTCTCAGCCGGAATAAAGTCCGGCGGCTTCGGCCACGGCTGGGCCACCACCCGGTGCAGCACATAATTGCCCCCGTCCTCGGTGGGCAATAACAGCAAATCCACCTCCGGCTCGCCACTGGCGCGGAAAGGCTGCTGCTGCGCCAACACTCCGCTGAGCAGCGCCTGCGGCTGCTGCCAACAGCTATACGCGCCCAAGGGCGCGATGGCCTGACCCTCCCGCCCCGGCCTGCTGCTGGCAGCCTTGGCCTGGCCGGCCGGCGACATCATCTGCGCCAGCCGCGCATGCTCCAGGTGCGACAAGCGCCGCTTCGGCCGCAAGGGCTCCGGCTGCACGATGCGCGGCCGCGCGTCCAGATGCCGGTACTCGTCCTCCTCCAGCAGTTCGCTCAATAGATGGCTGTCCAAGGCAAACGTCTCGCTCTCGAAGCCCGGCCAGCAGAAGGCCGGCTGGCTGGGCTGTTCCACGCTGCGCAGATTGCGCTCGCCAATCAACACATTCACCTTGTCCCAAGGATCCGGACGGTGGCGGCGCAGCCGGCCGGCCAGCTGGATCAGCGAACGCATCGACGAGGGCTCGACGATCGCCCAGTCGTAATCGTGATCCCGCCCCACCTCGGTCACCGGCGAGCCCAGCACGATGAACACATGCTCGCGCTCCGGCTCAGCGTCCAGCTCGCGGCGGATGGCCGGCAGCGTGAACACCGCCTGCGGATCGGAACGATTCAGCGCCTGGTCCAGCTGGCGCTCGATGGCGGAACGCAGCAGCAAGGGGTATTGCGAGTGGTAGACGCATAAATGCAGCTGCCAGTGCGCCGGCCACGGCAGCGCGTACAAGGCCAGCGCCACCTCGAACAAGGGCTGGATATTGGCCATGCGTACTAGGCCGAAGCTGACCGCCTGGCCGCTGATCGGGTCCCGCTGCTGATTGAGCCGGTGCAAGCGCTCGATAGCCGGCTGCAACTGGGCGGCGAACTCCCGACGCAAGGCCGGCGCCTGCCCCTGGCCGAAGCTCAACGGCAGCAGCTCGGCATGGCGCCGCGCCGGCTGCGTGGCCAGCCAATCGGCGCGCCGGCCGGCGAACTGGCGTTGCCGCCGGCGGAAAGCGTCGACATCGGCGCAGTCTTCCTGGGCCCGGTCCTGTTCATCCACCCAGGCGCAGCACACCGCCAGTGGCCGCCCCGGCTGGCCGCGATTGGCCTGGAACTGACGGCGGCCGGCCAGATAGGCCTCGAACAAGCCCTCGATCAGCGCCGGCGGCAAGGTGGCGGACGACAGCAGCAGCCGGCTGCCCAGCAAGCCGGCCCAATGCGCCAGCCGGGTCAGCGCCGGCAAATCCGCTAGGTCGAAATCGTCCGGCTCGTCCAGCACCAGGTCCCCGCTCATCAGCCGCAGCATGGGCGCAATCTGCCGCCCGCCGCGCTGGCTTTCCGTAGCCGGCGTCAGATGGTCTATGGTGCACACCAGCAGCGGCGCCTGCAGCAGCTTGGCCGTTTGCGGATCGCGCAGCGCGCGCGACAACAGCGGGTGCTCGCCGCCGGCCTCGTAACGCACCTCGCCGCCCTCATCCCACAAAGCCTGACGCGAGGCCGAGCCGCTGGCCTCCGCCTGCCGTTGAT
It contains:
- a CDS encoding FecCD family ABC transporter permease, whose protein sequence is MSGETLTLSAAMVAADYRRTLLRRLLLMAVLLSLLAVSLTLDVTTGASGMPLAEFWQTLWHPAAADPATEVIVWQIRLPYALIAIAAGLALGLAGAEMQTVLHNPLADPFTLGLQPAAAFGAALAILLDVSLPGIPGPWMLPVNAFVFALGSALLLDVVARWSNMPTSGVVLFGIALFFSFNALVSLLQFVSTADSLQDLVFWLMGSLSRADWPKIALLFGAFALILPWSLSQSWRLTALRLGEDRAASFGINVRRLRLSSLLRASLLTALAVAFVGTIGFIGLIAPHIARRLVGEDHRFYLPVSALTGAAILSMASVVTKNLVPGVIVPVGIVTSLVGIPFFIAIVLRNGGRQ
- the cas3f gene encoding type I-F CRISPR-associated helicase Cas3f — encoded protein: MNILLISQCDKKALTRSRQILDQFAERRGDRVWQTPITQAGLDTLRRLLRQSARKNTAVACHWIRGQDHSELLWIVGDASRFNADGATPTHSTRRNVLRSADENDWHSGEDIQLLAGLAALLHDLGKASQAFQQRLRGERSERNLYRHEWVSLRLFQAFVGDDDDAGWLARLRQPTEQDHASWLARLQADGMGEACEPPFSRLPPLAAAVGWLVLTHHRLPLMPEFKQERQCRLGGKLEGFQSRMLLNIPAHIDARWNEWRETEAEPAQLAPYWRFPLGLPVNTPAWSRRAARLADKLAARLTARGETRWLDNPYAMHVARLSLMLADHHFSSLDYAQLRHKRGQAGYPLWANTHGRSGDFNQPLDEHLLGVAEQSALVCRVLPGFERELPRLLRRKRLLQRSADGRFRWQDRAADQAAGMRARAAEQGAFIVNMASTGCGKTLGNARIMYALADPALGLRCAFALGLRALTLQTGQAFRQRLRLNEDDLAICVGGSANTQLFKHYQRQAEASGSASRQALWDEGGEVRYEAGGEHPLLSRALRDPQTAKLLQAPLLVCTIDHLTPATESQRGGRQIAPMLRLMSGDLVLDEPDDFDLADLPALTRLAHWAGLLGSRLLLSSATLPPALIEGLFEAYLAGRRQFQANRGQPGRPLAVCCAWVDEQDRAQEDCADVDAFRRRQRQFAGRRADWLATQPARRHAELLPLSFGQGQAPALRREFAAQLQPAIERLHRLNQQRDPISGQAVSFGLVRMANIQPLFEVALALYALPWPAHWQLHLCVYHSQYPLLLRSAIERQLDQALNRSDPQAVFTLPAIRRELDAEPEREHVFIVLGSPVTEVGRDHDYDWAIVEPSSMRSLIQLAGRLRRHRPDPWDKVNVLIGERNLRSVEQPSQPAFCWPGFESETFALDSHLLSELLEEDEYRHLDARPRIVQPEPLRPKRRLSHLEHARLAQMMSPAGQAKAASSRPGREGQAIAPLGAYSCWQQPQALLSGVLAQQQPFRASGEPEVDLLLLPTEDGGNYVLHRVVAQPWPKPPDFIPAEKQKNQRVPDAALTQPNIRAWGHSEYPAALAELAAELGMELDACARRFGGLSLPRSDNGWRFHPALGFCKA
- a CDS encoding DUF2218 domain-containing protein; this translates as MMLSSRAQLTTPNADKVLYKLCKHYALKVPVEFDSHQAHVHFPIGECRIQRQDDTLDMICAADAADKLAKIEFIMDEHLGLMAKTPDLKLDWAKTE
- a CDS encoding ABC transporter ATP-binding protein, translated to MSSALSIHQLSVSYGKRQVIRALDVPCLRAGDITALLGPNGSGKSTLLRALAGLQHSSGDVRLDQRALSRQRGEVAYLPQTLPPSVHLSVFESLMVAGQATAAGLSRRHDDQQVFALLQSLGIEQLALRYLDQLSGGQRQLVGIAQALIREPAVLLLDEPLSALDLNYQFHVMDLLRRETRRRGMVTVIVLHDLNVALRHCDRVLMLKDGALQANGAPDEVIDSQSLRRVYGVSGRVERCSQGVAHVLVDGLHSGLR
- a CDS encoding TonB-dependent receptor domain-containing protein; this encodes MKTFDSAARHGVRLALLSAAVSALYLPAAHAAEAEATLPSVVVTASGYEQKIKQAPASISVITREDLAKKPFTNLTDALVDLEGININGSGPGDKDISIRGMPGEYSLILVDGRRQGTREVRSRGTGGFQQYQIPPMEAIERIEVVRGPMSSLYGSDAMGGVVNIITRKAPKEWHGSMTLGGTITEHSNEGNTGQSSFWLGGPLMKDLLSLQVYGSLNNQAEDNIFYSKSGDGGKDANHMSDINAKLSFTPNQDHEITFEAGHNELRKTTTGGKSLSPTLGKYDQYDTRDHWSLSHNGKYGNIRSNVALYQEMAKSSSDENNVSDGKGVKLANTTLDGQLTFLLDRHTVKVGTQFGRQVGSDLQAQEALLPPFQYKGPANPDKVTVNTWALFAEDSYEATDNLTITAGGRVDHHSVFGTHFTPRVYLVQHLGSQWTLKGGAGKGFKAPTIRQSTDGYCMRTGSRVETGLLCGNSKLKPEESTSYEVSLHFDNSRNLNSSATLFYNRFRNKVVSYGTDQFTDQLKYFDRNDKQYKDARVYVYDNVDQVDIRGLELSSSWTFMPKWTLSGNYTYTKSKREGGKETSLSGQSLNGLPLDKTPEHAGNVKLAWAPMEKLDLYTRLNFEGKQYYTGFRNGAYDARTRGGSSTWDFGGSYKLSKNFDVNFAVFNLTDRKVPIDDRVGNAEKDKTKAPLNGNWMVDEGRRYWLTLTGKF
- a CDS encoding DUF411 domain-containing protein; translated protein: MNKRMYWAAAALAVSLMSPVVAAAGGVMHKDPYCGCCTAWAEHMQQNGVALQSRNEADMSALKARLKVPADLRSCHTAEIGGYVFEGHVPADLVKKVLKDKPKIVGLAVPGMPMGSPGMEGPSKQPYQVLSFDGQGRRSVYATR
- a CDS encoding ABC transporter substrate-binding protein codes for the protein MKTLFSRLLLAGALAAATLAAQAATVTDIAGRKVEVPAKVNRILLGEGRLFYALALLEGKQPIARIAGWQGDFRQLDPQTYAQYKQRFPAIDQIPLIGKTSENSVSAEKVLTLRPDIAVFSISGHGPGLNNPIVQQLQAAKVPVVFVDFRNAPLEHTVPSLRIMGKALQREAEAERFIRFYQGKMDAIRKVVAAIPAQQKPKAFLDLRAGAFSNVTSAGRGSLGELVDAAGGVNIADKLIPGAVGEVNMEHVLASNPDLYIGTGTADAADKTGIQFGANISAAQAQASLKRTAARSPVGALRAVREGRTFGAWHHFYNTPYHIVLLEAFAKELQPARFAKLDPDASWKQLHRDFLAIEPQGTYWVKGVK